The genomic region CTTCCCGCCGCAGAGCCACGACGGCACCGGGGCGGCCCCGCCGTTGGGGTCGTACTTTGTCTGGAACTCGAGCGCGTACCGCAGGCGCGTGCCGACCTCTTCCTTGTAGAGGTCGCGCCCCTGGATCTTGGACGTCTCGATGATGTGCGAGACAGACGCGATGCCGTACCCCGTGTGGGTGAGGTCTCGGCAGATctccatggcgatgccgtcctcgagcccgcgTGCGATTTGCCCATCCCACCACCAGTTTTGCTTCTCGTCGGTCATGCCTGCGGGCTTGACGGGGCGTGGTCCGTCTCTGTTTGCGAATGAGCGTGGGTTTCCCCCCCGTCCATGGTTAGCTATTGTGGTTTTTCTCAGGTCGGAGGCAGCATCTGATTCTGGCCTACCCCCGGGCGTTTGGCGGGGACGTACGTCTTGAGATAGAAATATTGCGCTGCGCTCCTGAGGAAGCGCTTCATGGTGGCATCGTAcgtggccttgtcgtcgaggaagactgcaatgccgatggcggcctcgttcAAGACTATACGTGCATAAGCCTAGTCAGAACACGCATATATAACGCCGTGAATTCCACCAGAGACAAGGATACCTGCGTGCCGCCTAAGAAAGACACATAACATACCGAGCTCCCAGTTGTTGGGATTCCTGGACCCGTTCTTCACCAAGGGGAGATACACCTTCCGAAGCATGTCCCCAAAGGCAgccacgtcggcgctctTCCACCCCGCGTCGGTGTACCGTATGATCTCCCCCGCGCGCACccagtccgccgccgcccacgccgcctgcAGGGGCGCGTTGGAGTTGGTGTGCGCCTTGACCGTCTGCGCCCAGGCGTTCATGAAGCCGATGGCGCGgtcggccctggccctgtcCCCGGTGGCCGCCCACATGAGGGCGTTGGCGTacgcggccatggcgtcggcccTCTCGTCGCGACACCCGACGTCGGGCGTCGAGTACGGCCCGCACTCGACCGTCGGGTACGGCGTCGGCTTGGCCCGCGTGGCGAACTCGTGCTTCTCCAGGGCGGCGTAggcggccgcccacggcTGCTCTGCGTTGCCGACCTTGGACGCCAtgaggtcgaggcgcgcctGGTCGACGAATATGCCCGGGTGTTTGAAGACGGCGCGCTTCGCTGTAtcgtcggcttcgacggTCTtggtgggaggggggatgtTGGGCTGCGGTGCGGCTTGGACGGTCGCCATGGACGTGATGGCCGCGAGGGCTGGGAGGCTCATGGATAACTTCATGATGACCTAGCGTCTGGTGTTTGCTTGGAAGGTGCCCGAGACGCCCACGCCAGGCCTCAGAGATACAGAGTCTTGGATTCTTCTCCGTGATTCTCGGCACAGAGAAGAATCAGTATGGGAAATGGCCAATTTATAGGAAAAAGGCCTCGCACCTTGATGACACTACGCTACTGCGCTACCACGCTCACTGTCAGTCGTCTCTCTCGCATGCGAGCCGGGCTCCTAGCCCGGTCCTTGTCCGTGTTCACTCAGACGAGACATCTCTTCGCTTGCATTGACTCTGTGCGGCAGCAAATAGGTCGGCACTCGCCTGCAACGTGGGCGGTCTAAGCCAGTCGTGGACTAtgcgccggcctcgcgcccCGTCGGTGGCCAACGGGGTGATAGCGTCTACGATTGATAAACCCCTCCTGAGtcctgcccctcccctccctgtCTGTCCGTTTTCCACGTCGTCTTGTTTGTGATGAGCACCTACTACTAGCGGCCGCACGCGGCGGTCCGCTGCGCCTCCGGCACTTACGCTTACGCCGGGCAACAGGGGTCATGCCGGGGAACGGGGGCGATGCGGGAACAAACCCCGGAAGCTCTCCCGCGCGcgttagtagtagtacaATAATACTACCACGTTTCGCAAGTGTGGCGCTTTTTCGTCCGAACCATTGATcaggatgggatggatgggatgcgTGCCTGGCTCGTATCCAGGGTCTCGGGACGAAGAGCCCGTATGTACTACTACGGTCCGGGCATGCGGAGGATTGCATGTGATGCCAACGATGCATCCCGCAATGTTACAT from Purpureocillium takamizusanense chromosome 12, complete sequence harbors:
- a CDS encoding uncharacterized protein (SECRETED:SignalP(1-21~SECRETED:cutsite=VQA-AP~SECRETED:prob=0.9338)~EggNog:ENOG503PA89~COG:S) produces the protein MKLSMSLPALAAITSMATVQAAPQPNIPPPTKTVEADDTAKRAVFKHPGIFVDQARLDLMASKVGNAEQPWAAAYAALEKHEFATRAKPTPYPTVECGPYSTPDVGCRDERADAMAAYANALMWAATGDRARADRAIGFMNAWAQTVKAHTNSNAPLQAAWAAADWVRAGEIIRYTDAGWKSADVAAFGDMLRKVYLPLVKNGSRNPNNWELVLNEAAIGIAVFLDDKATYDATMKRFLRSAAQYFYLKTDGPRPVKPAGMTDEKQNWWWDGQIARGLEDGIAMEICRDLTHTGYGIASVSHIIETSKIQGRDLYKEEVGTRLRYALEFQTKYDPNGGAAPVPSWLCGGKLALHLEDVTEPGWNAMGREFDMPWSGGFTMKHRPAGANTLFVGWETLTHAQ